Genomic segment of Triticum aestivum cultivar Chinese Spring chromosome 6A, IWGSC CS RefSeq v2.1, whole genome shotgun sequence:
TTTTTCTGAACTttgcttgtgggtcatcagacactTGTCTAGGCGAGTTTCTTTTTACCGGTCACTGACAAGGCCGTGCAGTTCGCCCGGGCGTTTGAGGGGGGTTTCGggtgcccggctgtagatgctcttaggcaaTTTATGTGTTTTGGGGGGATGTTTGGATTTCCGCCAAAGTCTACCCTTTCAATTTTTTGGCTATGGCCAAAACTTTGATCCTTTTTGAATGATTGCCAACTTTTGCAATTCCAACGCTCTTCTGGCAACTCTTCTTCATTTTCCTAGTCAATGACTCAAATGTTTGTTTTTTGAGGGGCAGTCAATGACTCAATGCTAACGAACTCATGGGCAAGCAAAATCCGGTACTAGCTTGAGCATAATCGAAGCACAACCTAGGAATCCTTGTTAATAAAAGACAATTCGGGGCGCGGATTGcaaagggggagggagggagggaggagcctAAACCGGCGGTTGAGATCTTGCGCGTCAGACCCAATCCAACGCTCCAGATATCCCTCGAATCCGGTGGCATCCAAATGCTATACAGAACTCTTTCTCCCACCCCGGCCCGCTCACCGCCACTCCTAAAACCCTAGATCTCTCGCCCCTTCTCTCGCCccttctctcgccgccgccgccgccggaggaggaggaggaggaggcgccatgTACCTCTACAGCCTGACGCTGCAGCGGGCGACGGGCGCCGTGTGCGCCGTCATCGGCAGCTTCAGCGGCCGCGACTCGAAGAAGTCGAACGCCGCGGGCTCCTCCACGCAGGAGATCGCCGTCGCCCGCGGCGGCACGCTCGACCTCCTCCGCCCGGACCCGGAGACGGGCCGCCTCCGCACGCTCCTCTCCGTCGACGTCTTCGGCGCCATCCGCTCGCTCGCCCAGTTCCGCCTCACGGGGGCCACCAAGGACTACCTCGTCGTCGGCTCCGACTCCGGCCGCCTCGTCATCCTCGAGTACTCCCCCGACCGCAACCGCTTCGACAAGGTCCACCAGGAGACCTTCGGCAAGTCCGGCTGCCGCCGCATCGTGCCCGGCCAGCTCCTCTCCGTCGACCCCAAGGGCCGGGCGCTCTGCATCGCCGCCCTCGAGAAGCAGAAGCTCGTCTACGTCCTCAACCGCGACGCCTCCGCCCGCCTCACCATCTCCTCCCCGCTTGAGGCGCACAAGTCCCACACGCTCACCTTCGCCCTCACGGCCCTCGACTGCGGATTTGACAACCCTGTCTTTGGTGCCATCGAGCTTGAGTACGGTGACTCTGACCGTGACCCCACAGGGCAGGCTGCTAGCCACGCGCAGAAGCTCCTCACCTTCTACGAGCTCGACCTGGGGCTCAATCATGTTTCCCGCAAGGTCTCCGAGCCGATTGACAATGGTGCTAATATGCTAGTGACAGTGCCTGGTGGTGCTGATGGGCCTAGCGGGCTTCTTGTTTGCTGTGACAACTTCATCCTGTACCGGAACCAGGGCCACCCGGAGGTGCGTGCTGTCATTCCACGCCGTGTTGACCTCCCGGCTGAGCGTGGCGTCCTCATAGTTGCTGCTGCGACGCACAGGCAGAAGAGCCTGTTCTTCTTCTTACTACAGACTGAGTATGGTGATATCTTTAAGGTTGACCTGGACCACCATGGTGATACTGTTAGTGAGCTCAGGATCAAATATTTTGACACCATACCTGTGGCATCTGCTATCTGTGTGCTGCGGTCAGGTTTCCTCTTTGCTGCTTCTGAGTTTGGCAACCACGCACTTTACCAATTCCGTGATATTGGCCGGGATGTGGATGTTGAGTCCTCCTCTGCGACACTGATGGAGACAGAGGAGGGGTTCCAGCCAGTGTTCTTTCAGCCGAGGGCACTCAAGAACCTTGTCCGGATTGATGAGATAGAGAGCCTCATGCCAATCATGGATATGCGTATTGCAAATTTATTCGATGAGGAAACACCCCAGGTGTACACAGCTTGCGGCCGTGGCTCACGCTCCACGCTGCGGATCCTTAGACCTGGCCTTGCCATCAGCGAGATGGCCCGATCAATGCTGCCTGCTGAGCCCATTGCTGTTTGGACTGTCAAGAAGAATATCAACGACATGTTTGACGCCTACATTGTTGTGTCCTTTGCTAATGTCACACTTGTGCTCTCAATTGGAGAGACCATTGAAGAAGTCAGCGACAGCCAGTTCCTGGACACCACTCACTCACTGGCAGTTTCGCTCCTTGGTGAGGACTCTCTCATGCAGGTCCACCCGAACGGTATCAGGCATATCAGGGAGGATGGCCGTGTCAATGAGTGGAGGACGCCTGGGAAGAAAACTATCACCAAGGTTGGATCAAACCGGCTCCAGGTGGTAATTGCCCTCAGTGGTGGAGAGCTCATCTATTTTGAGATGGATATGACAGGTCAGCTCATGGAGGTGGAGAAGCAGGACATGTCTGGTGATGTCGCgtgcctggccattgctccggttCCTGAAGGGAGGCAAAGGTCCCGTTTTCTCGCAGTTGGCTCCTATGATAACACCATCAGGATACTCTCCCTTGACCCCGATGACTGCTTGCAGCCTCTTAGTGTACAAAGTGTGTCCTCGGCTCCGGAATCTCTCTTGTTCTTAGAAGTACAGGCATCAGTTGGTGGCGAGGATGGTGCAGATTATCCAGCCAACCTTTTCCTTAATGCTGGTTTGCAGAATGGTGTCCTTTTCCGAACCAATGTTGACATGGTCACTGGCCAGCTATCAGACACACGGTCTCGATTCCTTGGTCTGAGACCTCCAAAGCTGTTTCCCTGCATAGTTAGCCACCGACAAGCAATGCTTTGCCTGTCCAGCCGCCCCTGGCTTGGCTATATACATCAAGGTCACTTCCTCTTGACACCACTCTCATGCGACACACTTGAGTCTGCTGCGTCGTTCTCTTCTGACCAGTGCTCAGaaggtgttgttgctgttgctggaGACGCTCTGCGTATTTTCACCATCGAACGTCTGGGAGAGACATTCAATGAGACATCTATCCCTCTGCGTTACACCCCGAGGAAATTTGTGATTCTACCAAAAAAGAAATACCTTGCAGTCATTGAGAGTGACAAGGGTGCATTTAGCGCAGAACAGCGAGAAGCTGCTAAGAAGGAGTGCCTTGAGGCTGCTGGTGCGGCGGaaaatggaaatggtaatgggGATCAAATGGAGAATGGTGATGGTCAAGAAGATGGTGAGGAGAGTAACGCACTTCCTGATGAACAATATGGTTACCCAAAGGCAGAATCAGAAAAGTGGGCTTCctgcattagaattcttgatccgAGGAGCAGGGACACAACTTGTCTTCTGGAATTGCAGGACAATGAGGCAGCTGTCAGTATTTGCACCGTGAATTTCCATGATAAGGAGCATGGTACTCTTCTAGCTGTTGGTACTACCAAGGGATTGCAGTTCTGGCCAAAGAGGAGCCTCGCTTCTGGTTTCATCCACATATACAAGTTTGTCAATGAAGGGAAGTCGCTTGAACTTCTTCACAAAACACAAGTGGAGGAAGTGCCTCTTTCTTTGTGCCAGTTTCAGGGACGGTTGCTTGCAGGTGTTGGTTCAGTGCTCAGGTTATATGATCTTGGGAagagaaagttgctcagaaaatgTGAAAACAAGCTTTTCCCAAGGACAATAGTGTCTATTCATACTTACCGTGATAGGATCTATGTTGGTGATATGCAAGAGGTATGCTCTCATCACCTATGTATATGTGTAGCCAAGAAGAGAAGCCGCTGATTTCACTTGTGCACAATATAAAACGGTTATTATCTTAACTATTGACCTAATTATAATGTTAATAGTGAGGGAAAAGCTCATGATATACCATTTACAGATTGGATTGATTCATGTCTGGGTTGAGAGAGGATAGGGATGGATTATTTGGAATGCTTTTGAACTTGATAGATATGCATCGTCTATCTCTTATAGGCCTTTTTTTGTCTGTTTCATTGAACAATGTTTTTTGAGCTATATTATAGCTAGTTTTTTTTTGATTCAAAACAAGGATTTCAGTTATCCTACTCTTGGTTAAAATATCCCTTAGCTGTTAATTATCTGTGACAGTTCTGATTCAGTTCATGAAATAGACATTTTATATAATTTACCAGACTTCTCATGCATTAGTTTCTGGGATGTACTCTAATTATTTTTTGTTGTGTCATCTCTATTCCATGCAGTCGTTTCATTATTGCAAGTATAGACGGGACGAAAACCAGCTGTATATCTTCGCTGATGACAGTGTTCCTAGATGGCTTACAGCAGCAAATCACATAGATTTCGACACTATGGCAGGAGCCGACAAGTTTGGGAACATATATTTTGCTCGTCTTCCCCAGGATCTCTCAGATGAAATTGAGGAAGACCCAACTGGAGGCAAGATTAAATGGGAGCAAGGGAAGTTAAATGGTGCTCCAAACAAAGTGGAGGAGATTGTGCAGTTTCATGTTGGTGATGTTGTGACATGTTTGCAGAAGGCTTCTTTGATACCTGGCGGAGGTGAATGCCTTATTTATGGGACTGTAATGGGTAGTGTGGGAGCACTGCTTGCATTCACCTCAAGGGAAGATGTTGACTTCTTCTCTCACTTGGAGATGCATCTCCGCCAGGAGCATCCACCATTATGTGGAAGAGATCACATGGCCTACAGATCTGCTTATTTCCCAGTGAAGGTATAATACTTATGTTTTTGCTGTCCTCTTTATCATGCTATCACATCTATCCTGTTCATAGTAATTTATGTTTTGTTAGTGGTGTTGGTCGTTCAAGAAAAAGCATGCAAAAGTTATGAGAACATAAATTATAGGCATCACATCTATTCTGTTCATAGTCATTTGGTTTAATAAGTGGGGTGttgaactccatcttgtttgtaaGTTTGCATAAATTATGTGAGAAAAAAAATTATTGTTAGGAATTGTGACTGTAGCATTCTGAGTATAATTATGTTCAGCACATGAATTATATGCGGTAGAATCCCAACTATATGCAAGTGATAAACTGTGTGCTTGTAGAACCACAGTATAAATCATTGATCGTACTATGGATTGTTGTTTAGCAAGAACTACAAGACGAAAACCCAACACAGCCATTTCATTCAGAGCAGCTCAAGTTTGGGGTCACTAATGTACTCAACATTTATCAACATGTACCCAACACAGCTATTTTCATATAGGGGTGTGTGACATCCGGGTGCTCCAATGCATTTCCCAAGTTTGGGGTCACTAATGTACTCAACATTTATCAACatggcagactaaggcatagcctagtggtggggaggggttgatgccttcccacccacccaggttcaaggcatggtacttgcaatttgggtttgttgcgccaattatactgtaggggtttcccttacagtctttctataaaAAAAACATTTATCAACATGTACTAGCTATTTTCATATAGGGGCGTGTGGCACCCGGGTGCTCCAATGTATTTCCCATGTTGCCACTTCTTAGGATAGAACATCTACTTGTCATCCGCTGGCATTAACTGTATTTCTGTTTGGTCCATAAATTGTGTGTATGATGTCATTTGAACTGAATTATAAATGCTCTTTTTTTTGACATGTACCCAACACAGGTATTTTCAtataggggtgtgtggcacccAGGTGCTCCAATGCATTTCCCATGTTGCCACTTCATAGGATAGAATATCTACTTGTGATCTGCTGGCATTAGCTGTATTTCCGTTGGTCCATAAATTGTGTGTATGATGTCATTTGAACTGAATTATAAATGCACCTTAGCTATATGTTCATTCTATGAGATATTTATATGGTCAAAGAATTTAGGTTGTCAAACTAATGCACTTTATGCTTTCATTTTGAACCGAAGTGTAAATTGAGTTTTTGTGTTTGATCTTGAGTATTTTTGTTGTTTGTTACAGGATGTAATTGATGGCGATCTCTGTGAGCAGTATCCAGCCCTCCCAGCTGATATGCAGAGGAAGATTGCCGATGAGCTCGACCGAACTCCAGGTGAAATCCTGAAGAAGCTGGAAGACATCAGAAACAAAATCATCTAGGGTCATCGCTTAGCATGAATGAGTCTGACTGTTGGAATGCGACTGTTAAGTCTGCATCGCTGTAAAATATTTATCACCTCATCCAGTACAGCCGTTGTGTGGCGGTCTTTTTTGACACAACACAGCATTCCATAATTCATGAATCAACGGAGTGGACAGGACCGGCAACCTGTAATCGTCGGATCTGTAGAAGCGTTGATGTTGTCGACACTGGCCCAGTTTGCCTTGTAGATTCAAGTGAGAACAGAGAATTAAATGGCTGTACCAGAGTAGTCTTTTTGTACCTGTTAAAACAACTGTTATTTGGCCTGATGTAACTGAACTTGTTTGATGCAGTGGCTTCTTTCCTGATGCATCGTAGTAGAACTTTCCAGTTACTGAGGGTAGAGTTGTTGGTGTTTCGTTTTGGACATCTGTCTTTGCTTATGGAGTTTTCTGCTGAATGTGCGGCTCATCTTGAGTTCACTGACAACTTGGCTCTGCTTAGCAATTTACTGACTTGATTGAAATGCCTGGTGTATGATTTTTATTACTTTAGTTGTGAGATTAAAACAACAAAAAATCTACAGAATTTTAAACTGTGACACATCACACATGCCAATGCCTGGTAGGGCGTATCTTGTGGGCGCTGCAGCAGCAAAAGGGGTAGTGCTAGGGGTTGACTACAATGCGTTTGCAGGGGTGGAGGGAGAATGCAACGGGAAGCACGATTTCCATGATTTATATTCCCTACGATTACCCTCTGCTTTCGTGACGACtcaagttagtacaaagttgagtcgtcTATTTTGAAATGAAAGGAGTATATGCCTTTTTACAGATTTTAATATAGACTACACTAAATATGTATATATTACATCTGTATGTAGATTGAAATCGCCCGACTTATATTTAGAAAAGCAGGGAGTATAATTCTTTACCAACTAAATAAGCGCATGTATAGGAGCATTTGTGTTTGTGCCGTGGTTAAAAAAAAACGATGATAAAGCTGTCGTGCACGTAGGAAACCCTACCATCAAAGCCCATTAGCCATGGCGAAGACTTCTCCCCTCCACAGGGTTATCGACGCCGGGCAGTGGGACGCCGAGCGCCTCCTTGGCCGCCTCATACTCGTCGTCCACGCCGCCTTCCTTGACGCGGGCTTCGTTCTCGCCACCGCCGCGGCCAAGGACCCGGAGCAGGGCCGGATCTCGAAGCAGCAGGGAGCGACAGCTTCGACGCTCTCCCTCCGGTACGCCGTGCCGCAGCTCCGGCAGGACGCGGGCGCCGCTGCGCTAAGGATGTTCGCGCACCGGCGGCATGTCGTCTTCTACGTGCGCGGAGACCGGCGGCTGGGCACGTACTGGGTGTGCGTGGACGCGCTCGCCGCCGCACGGTACCTGTCGTACGGCCTTGACGACACAGCGCGCGCGCTGAGGAGGGACGCCCAGGCGGCGGCGCTCTGGGGCGCCCTCGCTGACGGTCTGTGCCGGTGCGTCTTGGTCACGACTCACGACGTGCCGCGAGAACGGCGTGGCGCTGGAGCCCACCTTCATGTCGCTCCCCGGCGACGCCAAGGCGGCGATCCTGGCGAGGCTCGACGATGGTGACGCACACTTGCACCGAGCTCCGGCGCCTCGTCGCCGACCGCGACCGCGCGCTCTGGAAGCCCATATACGAGGCGCGGCGCGGCCGACGCGCGCTCCGGATTTTACAAGGCCCGAGATGACCTGGAAGGAGAGGTACATGTCCCGGCGCCGGCCTGCAATTGTGTTCATCTGGGCGGTTAGGCGCGTTAGCGAATTCATGAAGTCGTTCCTGTCCCCACGGCTTCGCGACGATTTCCCGCCACCGTATGATCCCCTCTCAGGCTTGGGCGATCACCGCTATCCGCCGAAGATGCCGGCGGACGTTCTTGAAGGCCTGAGGAAGGCGGCAGCGGATGACGCGAGGGCGAGGAAGAGCGCCGCCGGTCACCGCCGGGCAATGGCGTCGGGTGGTGGTGGCCATCACGAGAAGTCGCGTCACGGCGCCGGCGCGATCCACTCGCCGTCCTCTCGGCACCGATGAGGACACCGGTGAACGTACCCTCGTGCGTGTATGCAGCATCCACCGGTCGGTGGAGTTGCCGGCGTCGTTCTGTTCACAACTTCAGAATTGAACTTGTTTTGTTTTCTGAAATTTTATAAGTTTGATGATCTAATTCCAAAGAGCAGAATGAAAAACACACAGATTTAAAAAGTTTAGATAAGGCTTAGTGTAAGCACTAGTTCTACCTCGATCTTGATTTCCGTGGTGATCACGAAGGAATTCGAATTACAAGCGGAAATGGGGTAGGAGGAGGTGCTTCTTCCTTTCCAAGCCATCCGTGGCCACTAGTCTCTGTGATGGAAGGAGACACAGGCTATGAGATTCAACACACATTCATTATGCTCAGCGCGCGCAGTGGTGACATCGGCTGGAGCAACGCAAATACTGTACCGGAATTGAAGGAAAACGTCCTTGGGCAAGCCTTTGGCCATGCCATCAGCTAGTTGCTGCTTGGTGGGGAGATGTGAAGGACACGTCGCCAAGAGCGACGCGCTCGTGATCAAACTGTATGTCTAGCTCCACGTGCTTGGTGCAACGGTGATGCACTTGGTTCGCTGAGAGGTAGACCGACGGGACCTTGGTCACCGAGGCGCGGAGCTCACCAACTAGTTGCCACGGCCAGACACACTCTGCAATGGCATTGGTGACAACGCGGTACTCCGCCTCGGTGTTGGACCGGGAGACAGTAGCTTGCCGCATCGAGGACCAAGAGAGGATGGCGTCACCAAGGTAGAGGCAGAAGCCAGAGGTCGAGCGACGGGTGTCGGGGCAGCCGACCCAGTCAATATCGCTGAAGGCGTGCATGTCTAAGCGCGATGAGGTGCACATGTGCAACCTGAGGGAAGGTGTCCCGCACGTACTTGAGCACGCGTTTGATCAGGTTCTGATGCCAAACGTGGGTATCATGCATGCGCAAGCAGTTCTGTTGCACAACATAAGCCAACTCGGGGCAGGTGATGGTGAGGTATTGCAGCGCGCGACGAGGCCGCGGTAGGCAGAGGGGTCCTCGACACGTGGCCCGTCGGCCTGCACGAGCTTGCCCTTGGTGTCGATCGGTGTCGGGGAGGGCTTGCAGGTGTCCATGCCGGCGTGGTCGAGCACGTCCTCGGTGTACTGCTTTTGGCAGAGGAAGAACCCGGCGGCGGTGCGCTGATGGAGGGTGCCGAGGAAGAAGTGCAGAGGCTCGAGATCCATCATGGTGAACTCACCGGTGAGGCAACTGATGACGCGCCGAAGCAGGGCCAACATGGAAGTCGTAAGCACAATGTCGTCGATGTACAACAGGAGAAACGCCGTGTCGTCGCCATGTGCGTAAACAAACATGGACGATTCAGACCGAGTGCTGATGAAGCCGATCGTCTTGAGGAGCCGGCAAACCGCAGGAACTAGGCCCGCGGGGCCTGCTTTAAGCCGTAGAGAGACTTGGCCAGTCAATAGACGTGGCCGGGCTTGGAGTCATCGACGTAACCGGCGGGTTGGTGGTAGATTGTGCCATGTAGGAATGCATTCTTGATGTCAAGCTGGTTCACAGGCCAGCGGCACGAGGCGACGATGGTGAGCACGGCATGGATCATTGCAGGATTGACACCGGTGAGAAGGCCTCGTTGTAATCCACGCCGACGCGCTGGTGGAACCCACGCACAACCCACCTGGACTTGTAGCGCTCGAGCGACCCGTCGACGTGTATTTTGTGCTTGAACACCCATTTGTCGGTGATCAAGTTAACACTGGGGGAGGCCAGATCCCAGGTTCTCTTGCTGATGAGGGCGGCGAACTCCTCATGCATCCCCACAAGCCAATCCAGGTCACGCAGGACGTCACAAACAGAGCTGGGGAGTGGACAGATGGTCGTAGTAGTCGAGGCAGTGGCCGCATCGTAGTAGCGAGGACTTGGCCGGAATATCCCAGCATGTGCATGCATGATCATCTGGCACAGAGGAGCGACTCCCGCTGGCTGATTTGAACCAGCAACGGGCACGCTTGGTGGGGAAGAGCTGCAACCATACGATGACGAGGGAGTTGTGGAGCTTGAACCAGTGGATGGCGCAGGAGACGAGAGCGGGAGAGCCGTCCATCTCCAATCTGACGCTCTCGCTTGAACCTGATATGGGCGCGGGGCAGAGCGGTGAAGGTGAGCCGCTCGATGTTGATCGCATGCCCTCCGTTGAAACCTGCTGCAGCGGGAAGTGTGGCGTGACGACAAAAGGCGTAGGGGGCACCTCCAATCGGCAGTGCAGCAGAGAAAGGAGGCGGCAGCACGGGGTTAGTGATGGTGGAGAGAGCGAACGGGAAGTCGCTCTCGTGGAAGACAGCATGCCGCGAGTAAGCACCCATCAAGACACATGATCGAATAAGCGGTAACCATGATGATTTGACGGATATCCGAGGAAAACACAAGCGACGGAGTGGCAGTCAAGCTTTTGGCGAGCAGTGGCGGCCGTGTCGGGGGTAGCGAAGTCAAGCAAACACGCAAAGCAGGATATAGTCAGGAGCCTCACCAAGGTGGAGCTCGTTCGGAGAGCAAGGTGCGCTTGAGTGGCAAGGCCGGTGATTCAGCAGGTATATGGCCGTGTTCAAGGCTTCAGCCCAGAACCACGGCGGCATTGGTGCATGGAAGAGGAGAGCGCGGACACTGTTGTTGAGAGTGCGATGGATGCGCTCTACTTTGTCGTTCTGTTGGTTCGTGTAGGGGCAAGAGAGACGGAGAACAGAGCTGTGAGAAGAGAGGAGCGCATGAACTGAACCACTGTTGAAGTCACACTCGTTGTCTGTCTGAAGAGAGAAGACATGGAGTTCGAATTGTGTACGCACATAGGCAAAAAATAACACAAAATTGGGAGGACATGAAATTTGTTCTTGAGAGGGAAGGTCCATACATAGTGAGTGTAGTCATCAAGAATAACAAGGTAGAAATGATAAACAGAAATACTTGTGACAGGAGATGTCCATACATTCAAGTGCAAAACTGAAAAGGGAAATAACTGCGGCTAACTGAATTTTGGAAAGGTAAAAGATCATGTTTGCCTAATATACATGCATGGTAATGATGCGGGGTAGATTTGCTGAAACGGAAGGTTAACTGGGATGCGATTTGCTGAAGTGGGGCCGCCCGTGGATGCCCAAGCCGCTGATGGAGCGGGTTTGTGGTGACCACACTAACTAACGGATGCGAagacaactgagggagtcctggattagggggtgtccggatggccggactataccttcagccggactcctggactatgaagatacaagattgaagacttcgtcccgtgtccgaaggggacttttcttggcgtggaaggcaagcttggcgatgcggatatctagatctcctaccattgtaaccgactttgtgtaaccctaaccctctccggtgtctatataaaccggagggttttagttcgtaggacaacttcaatagacaacaatcataccataggctagcttctagagtttagcctctttgatctcgtggtagatctactcttgtactacccatatcatcaatattaatcaagcaggacgtagggttttacctccatcgagagggcccgaacctgggtaaaacattgtgtcccttgtctcctgttaccatccgcctagacgcacagttcgggaccccctacccgaaatccgccggttttgacaccgccattggtgctttcattgagagttccttcgtgtcgtcgcttttaggcctgatggctcctttgatcatcaacaacgatgcggtccagggtgagacttttcttcccggacagatcatcgttttcggcggcttcgcactgcgggccaattcgcttggccacctggagaagatcgaaaactacgcccctggccatcaggtcagatttggaagtttaaactacacggctaatatccgcggggacttgatctttgacggattcgagccacggccaagcgcgccgcactgtctcgatgggcatgatctagctctgccgccgaacagtgtcctggaggccgcacgcgCATTGATTCCGACCTttaattcggagcctactgcgccgatcgaggatgaacggttggatgccgcctcgggggctgcgatctcaaaggcgatcgagccgaacgccagccccgcaccccgcaaggcccgtgactccgaggggcCGAATTCATCTCCAGACTCTGAGCCCTCCGCGCgcccgccgatcgaatccgatcgggcgccgatcatggagttcaccgccgcggacatctttcagcactcgccctttggcgacattctgaagtcactaaaatctctctctttatcaggagagccctggccggactacggtcagcaaggttgggatacagacgatggagaaattcaaagcccacccaccatccaTTTGGTAGCC
This window contains:
- the LOC123132158 gene encoding spliceosome-associated protein 130 A, translated to MYLYSLTLQRATGAVCAVIGSFSGRDSKKSNAAGSSTQEIAVARGGTLDLLRPDPETGRLRTLLSVDVFGAIRSLAQFRLTGATKDYLVVGSDSGRLVILEYSPDRNRFDKVHQETFGKSGCRRIVPGQLLSVDPKGRALCIAALEKQKLVYVLNRDASARLTISSPLEAHKSHTLTFALTALDCGFDNPVFGAIELEYGDSDRDPTGQAASHAQKLLTFYELDLGLNHVSRKVSEPIDNGANMLVTVPGGADGPSGLLVCCDNFILYRNQGHPEVRAVIPRRVDLPAERGVLIVAAATHRQKSLFFFLLQTEYGDIFKVDLDHHGDTVSELRIKYFDTIPVASAICVLRSGFLFAASEFGNHALYQFRDIGRDVDVESSSATLMETEEGFQPVFFQPRALKNLVRIDEIESLMPIMDMRIANLFDEETPQVYTACGRGSRSTLRILRPGLAISEMARSMLPAEPIAVWTVKKNINDMFDAYIVVSFANVTLVLSIGETIEEVSDSQFLDTTHSLAVSLLGEDSLMQVHPNGIRHIREDGRVNEWRTPGKKTITKVGSNRLQVVIALSGGELIYFEMDMTGQLMEVEKQDMSGDVACLAIAPVPEGRQRSRFLAVGSYDNTIRILSLDPDDCLQPLSVQSVSSAPESLLFLEVQASVGGEDGADYPANLFLNAGLQNGVLFRTNVDMVTGQLSDTRSRFLGLRPPKLFPCIVSHRQAMLCLSSRPWLGYIHQGHFLLTPLSCDTLESAASFSSDQCSEGVVAVAGDALRIFTIERLGETFNETSIPLRYTPRKFVILPKKKYLAVIESDKGAFSAEQREAAKKECLEAAGAAENGNGNGDQMENGDGQEDGEESNALPDEQYGYPKAESEKWASCIRILDPRSRDTTCLLELQDNEAAVSICTVNFHDKEHGTLLAVGTTKGLQFWPKRSLASGFIHIYKFVNEGKSLELLHKTQVEEVPLSLCQFQGRLLAGVGSVLRLYDLGKRKLLRKCENKLFPRTIVSIHTYRDRIYVGDMQESFHYCKYRRDENQLYIFADDSVPRWLTAANHIDFDTMAGADKFGNIYFARLPQDLSDEIEEDPTGGKIKWEQGKLNGAPNKVEEIVQFHVGDVVTCLQKASLIPGGGECLIYGTVMGSVGALLAFTSREDVDFFSHLEMHLRQEHPPLCGRDHMAYRSAYFPVKDVIDGDLCEQYPALPADMQRKIADELDRTPGEILKKLEDIRNKII